A window from Amblyomma americanum isolate KBUSLIRL-KWMA chromosome 7, ASM5285725v1, whole genome shotgun sequence encodes these proteins:
- the LOC144098192 gene encoding uncharacterized protein LOC144098192 translates to MANLPELQRRLLERSRLLGLQPYGDTPLRVQDRPSSEDDSGASDNGCEDGACGRQLAVVARGTTATCGSPDREPPEPGRVGTTHWCVCGRCVSMPTALESTCFREIPALTLKQPSGCITEHPHFYTLCLDEVVLTVALQMLVDHGLHVAHTRRYRYISYSQLRLGKHHRKVLPACAVHEIRERFPSKGYTGFQYAEGL, encoded by the exons ATGGCCAATCTTCCCGAGCTGCAGCGTCGCTTGCTGGAAAGGAGTCGGCTGTTGGGGCTTCAGCCGTACGGCGATACACCTTTGCGGGTGCAAGATCGGCCGTCTTCGGAGGACGACAGCGGTGCCAGTGACAATGGCTGCGAAGACGGAGCGTGCGGCCGGCAACTAGCGGTCGTAGCCCGCGGCACAACCGCTACTTGCGGAAGCCCCGACCGTGAGCCTCCCGAACCCGGTCGTGTCGGGACTACACACTG GTGTGTCTGCGGGCGGTGCGTGTCGATGCCCACTGCACTCGAGAGCACCTGCTTCCGCGAGATCCCGGCATTGACATTGAAGCAGCCGTCCGGGTGCATCACGGAGCACCCACACTTTTATACCCTGTGCCTCGACGAGGTGGTGCTTACGGTGGCTCTGCAAATGCTTGTGGACCATGGCCTACACGTCGCGCACACAAG GAGGTACCGCTACATCAGCTACAGCCAGCTACGCCTCGGCAAGCATCACAGGAAGGTCCTCCCTGCTTGTGCTGTACATGAAATAAGAGAGAGGTTTCCATCCAAAGGTTACACTGGTTTCCAGTATGCAGAAGGGCTGTAG